ACTTCCATTTAAGAAATCCTACTTCCCTTCCTTCCGAAAATCCCATTTTGATGCATTAATTACGAGGGTATATAGATGAATTTGTAGTTAAGATTACACGGCTATGCATAGAAGTTCAAAAGATATTTACCTTAAAAGTTGCAGCCTGTCCTTCTAAAGAAACCCGTTAGGGTTCATTCCATTAAGTTGGATGGATATAATTCTAAGTCAAGATCATGAAGGCAAGAAACAGAGGTTAAAAAAGGATGCTTGATTCACTGTGGAGTTGATGTTTATGAGCTAtggggatttaaaaaaaaaaaaaaaacccgctTTTAAGGGTAACGATAAGCATTTGTCATGGAAGATGAATAAAGTGAGTGGATTTTATTATGTTTTACAAGTTTTGTTAACTGCATAGATTGCAATTTTCTAATTGATTCGTTGATTATTCTCTGTTAGTAGCAAGATTCGCATTTTCTGGTTTTGACCTTTTATCAAGAATTTTAAGTTCAATGTTTACTGGCAGAGGTTATCAGACGCCAGGAACCTCAAATTTAAGTATCAGTTACCAGCGTCCTCATCAACTGAGGAGGTGCTTCAAATATTGGATCAGATAGTTCAAGCTACTAGAATACTGCATATGGATGAGGTGTGGAAAGTGCATTTTGGCTATTTAGctcttctttgctttcttcttcgttatttttattttataagtcatattttttttgttgaatggtacattaatcaaaattttGTCACTGTCAGATAGAGCTTTATTTTGCTGGAGATGATGATTGTGGTCCGTACAGCCCGAGGAATGAGCTTGAATCCCTTAACTCAATACTCATAGTCATAAATTCTTTGCTCTCTGGTGCTAAAAATGATATCATACAAGTTTTGCACGTGTTGAAGAACAGAATAATGACCATGATCAATTCTGTTGCGGTCCAAAATATTCATGAAATGATCATTGAGAAGTTAGATGCTGATACTGAGGAGATGCTATTGACATGGGGGGAAGATCATGGAGTGAGAACCAAGTTGAAGATATCTTGTAAGTCTTCATTTATATTCTTTTTGCTTCGAGAATTTGGTTGCTGAATGAAGATCCTAAAATTTAGTCGCTCTTAAGTATGGGATGCCACTTTGGCAAGCAAGTTTTAGACAAGCAGTTATGATTTTAAtttcttatttaattattttgtatggTTTAAGTGTATCATGACATGGTGTTTAGTGGTTTCCAAAGAAGTGAGGGGAACAAGCAAAAGGCTGCTTTCAAGATTTTTAACTGTTTGTTGCATCaccatattttttatatatccaTAGACACAATCAATTAGGTTTTCATTTGGGTATTGGTGACTCGCTTATTTGTGGTGAAGAGAGTGAAATCAAAAATTTCTGTTGATTTCTtcatttaatttggtctaatgaATATTCAGTGATCAATCACGGTCTGCAACAACAATATGGAGATGGCTCTAAGCTACGACATCTTAAAGGGAATCACTACCATGAtacaagtgacttgatcatctatGTGCATTTGGTTTCACATATGCTGCTTTGCCACTTTTTCCTGAATCTCACAATGGCTTACATTTACCTTCTTTGCTTGCAAGGATATCATATTGAATTTTTTCTACCAATTTATCCttcaattatattaattttagtccCAACAAGTATGCAACCATTTTCAATATTATACTAACCTTGAGGGATGCTGCCACCTGAATGAAGAGGAGGGACCTAAAGGGTTTCACTGTACAGGGGATGGTCTTGTCAAAATCAACTTGCACATCAGCAGGAAGGCACTGAAACTAGACAATCATAGTATCATGGACCATGGTGCTATATTTGACTGTGAGATGAGAACTAGTCAGCTTAGCTCTGTGGGAGTGATAGTTTTGCAAAAGCATATGATAGTTATTTAGCGACAGCCTCATGGTGTCATTGGACCAGCTGATGCCAACATCAATTTGAAGTTGAAGTAGATATAGGGCAATAAGTAATGAAGTTGGGTGGTGGTGCCATGAAGGAATGCTAAAATACAAAAGAACACGATAAAATGAGAAATGCATGAGGTTGGGATGATAACTTCTGATTGGGTGCATGACGTAGTTTGTTCTAGAGATGGTCAATAGTTAGCAGGCTAAATCATTAACAAGATGAGGTTAGTGCATAGGATGAATGCTTTAGATGAAGATTGGTAGACATAGAATCAGTCTTGCACTCTTGCTTTTGGCCAACTAAGAAGTGAGAGATCACAATTGCTGTATACTTAATTTTCCTTTTTTTGCAAAATTAGATAATCATGCGAACTATGTGCAACCTCAATGGGGCCAATGTCCTTGTGTCAAACCTGGCTACATTGTTCCTTGATGAACTGGATAAAGTAATATGTATCTCCACACAGCATATGCATGGAGTGCAGACAAACATGCCATATTCATACCAAATGACCATGAATTTCACTATGAGAGATTAACTGAGTTTCTTCTTAAGTCAGGCATGAAGAGCATGcagaaatccaaaaaaaatggAATGATGAGAACAAATGTTGCCACTGCTAATAAGGCCAAGAGTAGGCTATATGTTAGCTCCTTTCTGAAAGGTTCATCTTGAAGAATGGCATTCTTCGAATGTTCTTCAatatattgatcttttcttctttttttttttttttgaaaaaatgaacATTAACATAGTATCTGCTTGAATTTGTGATTGTGCTCTTAAGTTTTTGTTGTGACTAATATTGCAGGCCAACTTTTTATCATGCTAACATCTTCCTTATGCATGACAACATAAAAGTAGGCCCATTTGTACTTATATTTTTTTTGGGTACTTCAGTAAATGGTGCCAATGTTTTATCAATACATAATTTATCACGTCCCTGGTCTAATATCATGTGAATTTGTTTACTGGTGTATGTTCTAATTTTTGTcatgtttaaaattttaagtttctttcattttcttttgcatatctagATTTTTCTTAGGGTCTAATGCATCACAATTGTCATGTGTATTTATATTTCTTAGTTTAGATTTTAAGGAGGCTGGAAGAGGAGCAGTGGCATCAGAGGATCTAAGCATCGGGGACATTGCTTTGGAAATCCCTGAATCTCTCATCATATCTGAGGACCTTGTTCGTGAATCTGATATGGTACACTATTATTATTAGCTGTCATTTAGGTGACATATCACTTCATTGGAATTTGCTTTTAGGCTACCTTGTGTATGCAAACTTTGTTGATTTTGCTTCTTAAACTTAGTAGAAATACCAAAATGAAGATGTGCATATGACTATCATGAGTCTTTTTGCCTCGCATATATTCCATTGATTCCTCACAGCAGATATATAAACACACAGCAAACGTGCTAATCTGttcatatttatatacatacTGAGGCTGCTACATTTTCTGCTTGTGTTTATAATGGCACTTAAGATATCATGGTTTAGCTGAAAAACTAGAGATTTCAGTGACTCCTTATTAAGGCTTTCAAACCTTGATGTCTTGCTTCTCTTTCATTTCTGTTCCATGCTTGTAGTATGACCCATTGAAGAAATTGGACGGTATCGCCTCTGATACAATGTTGTTATTGTGGAGCATGAGAGAAAGGTATAACTCCAATTCAAGATTCAAGATTTATTTTGACACATTGCCTGAAGAATTTAATACAGGTATTGAATTTGCattttgcatttgcattttcattttctttttttttttttttggaagcatGTGATTAATTTTTCCAACAGCTTCACCTGGTAATTTAAAAAACATCACATTCTTATTGATTTTTGAATATTTAAGTCACTTAAACTTATTTATAATCTACATTACTGCATAATGGAACTGTGGTACGATAATTAGGCAGAGTTGATGCTCAGGGCTATGAAATTAAATTCATAGATGAAGGATAACTAACACCCAGAGAAGAATAAAAAGGATACAGGAAATCTGTTTATCATCCAAGGAAAAATCCATGCCCCTTTTTCAAGAAATAGAAGTGCGTGGGTGTGTTGGTTGTTTGCAATGCATTGCCCATCATGTAGTTAGAAGGAGAGAAGGGAATAACAAAAGAAGGTTAGTTTATATGCAGGATTTTTAATCTATGTGATCAGAGAATATTAGCTGAGTTTACTTCTATATGTGGAACCTGTACGAGTGATTATATGAATGGTTGTGCAACAGTTGATATCCAACCATCTAACGATTTCCTGGTGAAACTGACCGAGGGATTCATATTGAATCTGCAAGAATGAATCAGCTAAGCAAGAATCACGGATCACAAGCATCTTTATACTTAATCATTGGACTGGATGGTATGAACATAACAATAATGTACTTTGGGATTTAACTTGCTTCATTTTTTCACCTGTTACACTCATGTTTGTGCTTGATGCTATGAAGTAGTCATGCAGAGTAGGAAGATAGTTGCTTAGCAATAACCTTCTTATACTTGTTGTGGAGAAAAAGAGTCTTGCTATCTTCAGGTTGCTGAGAAACAATACAAATACTTGTGCTTACTATCAGTTGAATGGTTTACATAATCTGATTTGGTACCATGAGCTTTATGTGATCCTTCATGTTTACAAATTACACGATGACTTGAATGCCATGCGTTGTCTGATAAAAATTTTCTGATTGTCCTTCACAAGGTACAATACCTGACCATATATGTTAATTTAAGCCGTTCCAAAAGGGTGGTGCTGCTTAAAGTACCAAATCATTGGCAGCTTTACCATTAGGACTAAATATGAGAACTGAGAACATTCGATATGTTTATTACTAAAATTGCTGGTTTCTATCCAATTATTATTGGCACTTTTGTATTTGTCACCCTTATACAGTTTATTTAAAGTATTGGCATTCACCAGGCTTGAGTTTTGGAGTTGATGCACTTTCTGTATTAGAGGGAACTCTTCTGCTAGAAGAACTATTGCAAGCTAGAGAGGTACTTTGGCCTTTAGCTCCTTTTCTTTTAGCATGTAAAACCAgccagattttttttattgtacTTTATTCTTTCCCATCTCAGCTCCTGCATCAACAATATGATGCATTATGCCCCAAATTGTGTGCTAATTACCCCAACATATTCCAACAAGAGCTATACACATGGGATAAATTTCTATGGGCTTGTGAGCTCTGGTATTCTAATGGCATGAAAGTTGTCCTGTCTGATGGAAAGTTGGGGACATGCCTGGTTCCCATTGCTGGGCTTCTCAATCACTCGGTTTGCTATCTGAATTTTGATCATCTTGTCTTACCATTTTGCTGGTTTTCTCTGTAATTTTGAGGATTGTTGCTTTCTTATTTCCCTTTCATTGCAGCTATGCCCACACATACTTCACTATGGACGTGTGGACCAATCAACAAAATCTTTAAAATTTCATGTATCAAGGCCATGCAAAGCAGGAGAACAGTGCTATCTTAGCTATGGAACCTTTCCTGGATCTCATCTGATCACCTTTTACGGTTTTCTTCCGAAAGGAGACAACCCTTATGATGTCATACCTCTAGGTAATTTTCTAGCTAATTTTTGTTTCACTATGCAATGATTGGAAGTATTAGTTCTAACCAGGAAACGGTTGATAGAAATTATCAATATTTTTCTCAAATGACTGGTATCACCATATTCAGTTGCTTTGTCATTCTTCTTGGTACTAACAGCTTCTAGTAAAATAAAGTGTGTTCTGTGGTATACCATGTGTTTCCTCTCTACCCAGTGCAAATCATTTGTTTGTTTACTACCTcagacatcaatctgaaaatggtCAGGACTTAAAAACTGTTGCCTAGGTCTATGGTTTATCTCCATTTTTGGTCATCTCTAGAAGTTCGCTATAAATTGAGACCTTTCTATCTCAAGTTTTGTGAAGGTCTCTTAAAAAATAGTGGGCCTTCTATAGTGTTATCCGCATATGAATTTGGTAATGATTGTTACTCCATCTATCTGATGTAAATAGATGAATGTCCTGCAATTGTTATTCAAAAAGCCCACCATTCCTTTTGCCACTTTTCTCCTCCATTCTCCATCCAATGTGCAAAGCTCACTAGGTTATTGCAACCTTTCCTCATCCTCTTCGATCAAAAGAGTCTTATCATTTATCTATTAGACTTATTTTATCAGTCTTATTATTCATGCTGTCACCAGGTGGTGCCTATGTTTTactcttaatttaaaatatttgtgtgGTGTGCATGCCACATCTTCCTTTCACAGTAATTTCTTATCGTCCATTTACTTTGAGTTCTGTATGAGGCTCATAGCAACAATATATTTTTGATCCTACATTTCCAGTTACTCAGCCAAGTCAGGCCCACAACTCACCTTAAAATAACTGATGCATAATGCCTGCAAAGTACAATTACTGTTGGAAGGTCCTCAACTGAGTCTTGACTTGCAACCATACATGTACTCATTTGGCACGTTGTGCTTGTCACATTTCATTTATTCCAACCTTATGTTCACTTGGCCATCCGTCTGGCATGCTACTTGCCCATGTAGTCCTCATGTGATGTTGCACTTGCTTATCTCCTTAGCTCCTATCTATTTCTTTCCTCCCGTTATTTCATACTGCATGCCACCAACACCTCACTAATAGCTGTTGCTTGACAAATCTTAGGTGCAAACACATGCATGGAAGATTTTATTCAAATGCTTGCTGCTTTTTTTCCTACCTCAACTGAAAATAATATATGCATGATCTTCTGTCGTGTCACATGCAATAAACAGAAATAGATGTGCTTTCAGAAGCTGGTTAGATGATCTATATAACGCCAGCATAGATCTTCTAAGCAGGCATTCACACCTGAGGTCTCATTCCTTGTCAACTGCATATCCAGGTGTTCTATGCAACTGAATATTAACTAAATGGAGAATAATAATCAGACAATAATGCCTGTCAATTTTTATGTTTTTGTGGGCCTATTTATATTTGTCGAGCAACTTATAAAATGCAGCTATGTATTCTCAATTAACTATCAGGTAGATGAATAGCTATGATTTGCAACATAGCCTTTTCTGCTGGCTATCCTCCCCTCACCCCCTCCCCCACCCCActccctctctcttccctcttttcCCTCTATTTGAACTATCTCTTCTTAGTTCATGTTATGGTAAGCTAACAAACACCACCTTATCAATTAAATTTGCATCATGCCTAACCACTGAGTATTAGTTCCAGCCTAAACATCAGCCATCTAAGCTCATCTACGCTCTAAACTGACAAAAACCCCTTGGCTCCCATTAGCTTTTATACTTTTTTCACATtgattcctccctctctcttctttttgttttttaatattcaattgtaACTGTCCAACCAATCAGTTTTATTTTCTGTCAGATTTTTTATCGCTGTAGGTGAAACCAACTCCAAATTATTTATCATTGTGACTGTCCACCCAGCACCCACACTCACACATGCCCATGCATATAGAAATGCACATACTAACTGCAAAagggggaagaaagaaaaagaaaactggtGCATGACGGGACATTCAATTTGAATTCTCCTGAGCATATCAAAGTTGCATTCGGTCGAGATTTACTTAATGATGATTGCGATCTACTTCATTAATTTCAGTCTTCAGCTTATCTCCATCTCAAACTTTTGCCATTGCAAAACACTTATTGCTGATACTATCAAACTGATCGTTGTGTAAAAATTTGATGTTCATTAAGTGTCCAGCATGTGAGGCTTTTATTTGTTTCCTTGAACTACTATTCTTGTGCCGTGGCTGTAGATTTTGATGACTGTTGCAATGAGGATGGTAGAAGTAACGAAACATGGACTGGTGAAAGTAGTAGAACCACTCACATGGTTCGAGGGGCATGGCTGTCCAAGAGTGACAGGCCTCATACATATGGCTTGCCCCCTCCATTGTTGGCTCATCTTCGCTCTGTTTTGAAGGGTGATGGCATCGAGGAGCCTCCTGAAGTTCCTAAAGCAGATGTAAGGTCACAGTCTGTTCATTTTTCTTAGTACATGTCACTACTTACAAAcctatcaatgtattttaattctgATCTGTAGCTGTCTGATTGCATGAACTATCACAAAGTCACTACATTTTTTTTAACCAACTTGTGTTTACTAAATTCTGTAGACACAAAGGCTTGCTAATTAATTTCTTGATCTTATCTTCTTAGATGCACAAGGAACATGAAAGAGCAGTGCTCAAAACAGTTCTGTCCATTTTTAATCCAATGTTGGAAGGAATAGGCGATTCAGATGATTTCGACTGGTATTATCTCCATATGATCTTTGCCATCTGCTTGCCAATCAGTTTATCTCTATCCAATAGTTCTTTTTCAACTTTACAGGGATAATTCTCGTTGGGATGTAAAACTTGCATTCGACTACAAAGATCTACAGAGAAGGATCATTTCTTCTGTTACAAAGTCTTGTTACTCTGGCCTTGAAATGTTGGATGCATCAGCATGAGGTCATATGACTCATCAAATGCCCAATCGTAGCATTTTGACTAGTGTGAAGGATGTGCGAAAGGTGGGTTTAAAGTCAAAAGATGAGAGCATCTCTTGGTCCAGCAAGCTTATCATACATGTCATTGATGATGGACCGAGATACACCACACCACCAAATTTAATAGGCTTTCTATTTAATCAGCAGCATATTTATAATTCTTTCCACCTGTTTAAAGATGCTTTTAGGAGCACCCGTGCTAGTGTATAATTAAAAGGAATTCAATCTTTATGTCACTAGCTGCTTATTTAAGTAATCTTGGTCATCATTATCAGAACCTACCTTTGGCCGAAAGAAAGCAACCTTTGAGCTATTTTTTGGGAACAAAATATTAATGCACCAAAACACTGATGGTGTATGTAGGTGTGCTTATtgcgttgtgtgtcatatgataAGGTTGGGGTGGCGAAATCCCACATGAAGGTTGCCACTTGTGGGGCCTATTATATTTATCTAAGTTCTCAGTTGAAGCATTCATGTCCTAATTTATTGTAATTTGATCAGGGAAAGGTGGCAAGGTGGCTTCATTTCGCTGCTACATCCTATTCCGTAGCCGTAGATGTAGGATGCCCCTGGACCATTTTGGGTGGTTGAGGATTT
Above is a genomic segment from Elaeis guineensis isolate ETL-2024a chromosome 1, EG11, whole genome shotgun sequence containing:
- the LOC105039260 gene encoding uncharacterized protein isoform X2; amino-acid sequence: MIPFLVFISDYNNSREIFFFAKKKKNSSRKIPMATVEEVGRGGMVTICLPPLSKEDPLLSGKKRLSDARNLKFKYQLPASSSTEEVLQILDQIVQATRILHMDEIELYFAGDDDCGPYSPRNELESLNSILIVINSLLSGAKNDIIQVLHVLKNRIMTMINSVAVQNIHEMIIEKLDADTEEMLLTWGEDHGVRTKLKISYFKEAGRGAVASEDLSIGDIALEIPESLIISEDLVRESDMYDPLKKLDGIASDTMLLLWSMRERYNSNSRFKIYFDTLPEEFNTGLSFGVDALSVLEGTLLLEELLQARELCPHILHYGRVDQSTKSLKFHVSRPCKAGEQCYLSYGTFPGSHLITFYGFLPKGDNPYDVIPLDFDDCCNEDGRSNETWTGESSRTTHMVRGAWLSKSDRPHTYGLPPPLLAHLRSVLKGDGIEEPPEVPKADMHKEHERAVLKTVLSIFNPMLEGIGDSDDFDWDNSRWDVKLAFDYKDLQRRIISSVTKSCYSGLEMLDASA
- the LOC105039260 gene encoding ribulose-1,5 bisphosphate carboxylase/oxygenase large subunit N-methyltransferase, chloroplastic isoform X1, whose translation is MIPFLVFISDYNNSREIFFFAKKKKNSSRKIPMATVEEVGRGGMVTICLPPLSKEDPLLSGKKRLSDARNLKFKYQLPASSSTEEVLQILDQIVQATRILHMDEIELYFAGDDDCGPYSPRNELESLNSILIVINSLLSGAKNDIIQVLHVLKNRIMTMINSVAVQNIHEMIIEKLDADTEEMLLTWGEDHGVRTKLKISYFKEAGRGAVASEDLSIGDIALEIPESLIISEDLVRESDMYDPLKKLDGIASDTMLLLWSMRERYNSNSRFKIYFDTLPEEFNTGLSFGVDALSVLEGTLLLEELLQARELLHQQYDALCPKLCANYPNIFQQELYTWDKFLWACELWYSNGMKVVLSDGKLGTCLVPIAGLLNHSLCPHILHYGRVDQSTKSLKFHVSRPCKAGEQCYLSYGTFPGSHLITFYGFLPKGDNPYDVIPLDFDDCCNEDGRSNETWTGESSRTTHMVRGAWLSKSDRPHTYGLPPPLLAHLRSVLKGDGIEEPPEVPKADMHKEHERAVLKTVLSIFNPMLEGIGDSDDFDWDNSRWDVKLAFDYKDLQRRIISSVTKSCYSGLEMLDASA